One Numida meleagris isolate 19003 breed g44 Domestic line chromosome 6, NumMel1.0, whole genome shotgun sequence genomic region harbors:
- the ABHD12B gene encoding protein ABHD12B: protein MRRRAGAEFAGHGDSDGSERAAGRSTDRPRRGWLGWCPRLHTVLLQLLLIYVSVPFLVRLFPVVLTKFVFLNFIAFPFFVDLGQPALLLNNTISLYLPTEPGVTVGIWHMVPGSSGTEARGRDQRWFEEALADAHPIIIYLHGNGGTRAASHRIQFMKLMGAAGFHILALDYRGYGDSSGQPSESGFTTDVLALYDWAKARSGNSSIIFWGHSLGTGIATNAARKLQEERGVQVDAVVLESPYTSIRDAAAHVPITKIYRQFPGFEYLILDSMARGNMFFRNDENVKVLACPLLILHAEDDTVLPPKLGRQLFETARSAYKDKSKVKLITFPEKLGLGHDYISSNPELPTLVKDFLNMK, encoded by the exons ATGCGGCGGCGCGCCGGCGCGGAGTTTGCGGGGCACGGGGACAGCGATGGCAGCGAGCGGGCGGCGGGCAGGAGCACGGACCGACCCCGGCG GGGCTGGCTGGGCTGGTGCCCCCGGCTGCACACcgtcctcctgcagctgctcctcatctACGTCTCCGTGCCCTTCCTCGTCCGCCTCTTCCCCGTCGTCCTCACCAAATTCGTCTTCTTGAACTTCA TAGCGTTCCCCTTCTTCGTGGACCTGGGGCAGCCGGCGCTGCTGCTGAACAACACCATCAGCCTCTACCTGCCCACCGAGCCGGGTGTCACCGTCGGCATCTG GCACATGGTGCCGGGCAGCAGTGGGACTGAGGCGCGAGGTCGGGATCAGCGCTGGTTCGAGGAGGCTCTGGCCGATGCTCACCCCATCATCATCTACCTGCATGGTAACGGGGGCACCAG GGCTGCAAGCCACCGGATCCAGTTCATGAAG CTGATGGGGGCTGCCGGCTTTCACATCCTGGCTCTGGACTACAGAG GCTATGGTGATTCCAGTGGGCAGCCCTCAGAGAGCGGCTTCACCACCGACGTCCTGGCGCTGTACGACTGGGCCAAAGCGCGCAGCGGGAACAGCTCCATCATCTTCTGGGGACACTCCTTGGGGACGGG GATCGCAACGAATGCGGccagaaagctgcaggaggagcgAG GGGTGCAGGTGGACGCTGTCGTGCTCGAGTCCCCCTACACCAGCATCCGCGACGCGGCCGCCCACGTCCCCATCACTAAG ATTTATCGGCAGTTCCCGGGTTTCGAGTACCTCATCTTGGACTCCATGGCTCGGGGCAACATGTTCTTCCGCAATGATGAGAA TGTGAAGGTGCTGGCCTGCCCGCTGCTCATCCTGCACGCAGAGGACGACACTGTGCTACCCCCAAAGCTGGGACGCCAG CTCTTCGAGACCGCACGCAGCGCCTACAAGGACAAGAGCAAGGTGAAGCTCATCACCTTCCCCGAGAAGCTAGGGCTGGGCCACGACTACATCTCATCCAACCCGGAGCTGCCCACCCTGGTGAA AGACTTCTTGAACATGAAGTGA
- the PYGL gene encoding glycogen phosphorylase, liver form: protein MSRPLSDQERRKQISIRGIVGAENVAELKRGFNRHLHFTLVKDRNVATPRDYYFALAHTVRDHLVGRWIRTQQYYYERDPKRIYYLSLEFYMGRTLQNTMINLGLQNACDEAVYQLGLDIEELEEIEEDAGLGNGGLGRLAACFLDSMATLGLAAYGYGIRYEYGIFNQKIRNGWQVEEADDWLRHGNPWEKARPEYMLPVHFYGRVEHTANGTKWVDTQVVLALPYDTPVPGYMNNTVNTMRLWSARAPNDFNLRDFNVGDYIQAVLDRNLAENISRVLYPNDNFFEGRELRLKQEYFVVAATLQDIIRRFKASKFGSTESVRTVFDSFPDQVAIQLNDTHPAMAIPELMRIFVDIEKLPWSKAWDITRRTFAYTNHTVLPEALERWPVDLVEHLLPRHLQIIYEINQRHLDHIASLFPDDVDRLRRMSLIEEGGTKRINMAHLCIVGSHAVNGVAKIHSEIIKSEVFRDFAELEPDKFQNKTNGITPRRWLLLCNPGLAELIAEKIGEDYVRDLSQLAKLYEFVDDDLFIREVAKVKQENKVKFALYLEKEYEVKINPSSMFDVHVKRIHEYKRQLMNCLHIITMYNRIKRDPAKLFVPRTVIIGGKAAPGYHMAKMIIKLINAVAQVVNNDPVVGSKLKVIFLENYRVSLAEKVIPATDLSEQISTAGTEASGTGNMKFMLNGALTIGTMDGANVEMAEEAGEENLFIFGMRVEDVAELDKDGYNAQQYYDRLPELKQAVDQIRSGFFSSDEPDLFRDVVNMLFHHDRFKVFADYEAYVKCQEKVSELYLNTKAWTKMVIRNIAAAGKFSSDRTIKEYARDIWHVEPSDLKIPPPNEPREGAEDRTPNGTAARA from the exons ATGTCCCGGCCGCTGTCGGACCAGGAGCGGCGGAAGCAGATCAGCATCCGCGGCATCGTGGGTGCCGAGAACGTGGCCGAGCTGAAGCGGGGCTTCAACCGGCACCTGCACTTCACGCTGGTCAAGGACCGCAACGTGGCCACCCCCCGCGACTACTACTTCGCGTTGGCCCACACCGTGCGGGACCACCTGGTGGGGCGCTGGATCCGCACGCAGCAGTACTACTACGAGAGGGACCCCAAG aggaTCTATTACCTCTCCCTGGAGTTCTACATGGGGCGGACGCTGCAGAACACCATGATCAACCTGGGGCTGCAGAACGCCTGCGACGAGGCCGTGTACCAG CTGGGGTTGGACATAGAAGAGCTGGAGGAGATCGAGGAGGACGCCGGGCTCGGTAACGGCGGGCTCGGCCGGCTCGCAG CCTGCTTCCTCGACTCGATGGCGACGCTGGGGCTGGCAGCCTATGGCTACGGCATCCGCTACGAGTACGGCATCTTCAACCAGAAGATCCGCAACGGGTGGCAG GTGGAGGAAGCTGACGACTGGCTGCGGCACGGCAACCCCTGGGAGAAGGCTCGGCCCGAGTACATGCTGCCCGTGCACTTCTATGGCCGCGTGGAGCACACTGCCAATGGCACCAAGTGGGTGGACACCCAG GTGGTGCTGGCGCTGCCCTACGATACCCCCGTGCCCGGGTACATGAACAACACCGTCAACACCATGCGCCTGTGGTCAGCTCGGGCACCCAACGACTTCAACCTGCGGGACT TCAACGTTGGGGACTACATCCAGGCGGTGCTGGACAGGAACCTGGCAGAGAACATCTCCCGCGTCCTCTACCCCAACGACAAC TTCTTCGAGGGCAGGGAGCTGCGCCTGAAGCAGGAGTACTTCGTCGTGGCCGCCACCCTCCAGGACATCATCCGCCGCTTCAAAGCGTCCAAATTCGGGAGCACAGAAAGCGTCCGCACCGTGTTCGACTCCTTCCCTGACCAG GTTGCCATCCAGCTGAACGACACGCACCCCGCCATGGCCATCCCCGAGCTGATGAGGATTTTTGTGGACATTGAGAAACTGCCCTGGAGCAAG GCCTGGGACATCACCAGGCGGACATTTGCCTACACAAACCACACCGTGCTGCCTGAAGCCCTGGAGCGCTGGCCAGTGGACCTGGTGGAGCATCTGCTCCCCAGACACCTACAGATCATCTACGAGATCAACCAGAGGCACCTGGAC CACATCGCATCCCTCTTCCCCGATGACGTGGACCGGCTGCGGAGGATGTCCCTGATAGAGGAGGGAGGCACCAAGAGGATCAACATGGCTCACCTCTGCATCGTCGGCTCCCATGCTGTCAACGGAGTGGCCAAAATCCACTCCGAGATCATCAAGTCTGAAGT CTTCAGGGActttgcagagctggagccGGACAAGTTCCAGAACAAGACCAACGGCATCACCCCGCGgcgctggctgctgctctgcaaccCGGGGCTGGCCGAGCTCATTGCAGAG AAAATAGGGGAGGACTACGTGCGGGACCTGAGCCAGCTGGCGAAGCTGTACGAGTTTGTGGATGACGACCTGTTCATCAGGGAGGTTGCCAAAGTGAAGCAG GAGAACAAGGTGAAGTTCGCGCTGTACCTGGAGAAGGAGTACGAGGTGAAGATCAACCCCTCCTCTATGTTCGACGTGCACGTGAAGAGGATCCACGAGTACAAGCGGCAGCTGATGAACTGCCTGCACATCATCACCATGTACAACC GCATCAAGAGGGACCCTGCGAAGCTCTTTGTCCCTAGGACGGTGATCATTGGAGGCAAG GCTGCCCCGGGGTACCACATGGCCAAAATGATCATCAAGCTCATCAACGCCGTGGCCCAGGTGGTCAACAATGACCCCGTGGTGGGGAGCAAGCTGAAGGTCATCTTCCTGGAGAACTACAGGGTGTCCCTGGCAGAGAAGG TGATCCCCGCCACCGACCTGTCGGAGCAGATCTCCACAGCGGGCACCGAGGCGTCGGGCACGGGGAACATGAAGTTCATGCTGAATGGGGCCCTGACCATCGGCACCATGGATGGAGCCAACGTGGAGATGGCCGAGGAGGCCGGAGAGGAAAACCTCTTCATCTTCGGGATGAGGGTGGAGGACGTGGCAGAGCTGGACAAGGACGG CTACAACGCCCAGCAGTACTATGACCGGCTCCCCGAGCTGAAGCAGGCTGTTGACCAGATCCGGAGCGGCTTCTTCTCCTCGGACGAGCCAGACCTCTTCAGGGACGTGGTCAACATGCTCTTCCATCATGACCG GTTTAAAGTCTTCGCAGATTACGAGGCTTATGTCAAGTGCCAGGAGAAAGTCAGCGAGCTGTACCTG AACACCAAGGCGTGGACCAAGATGGTCATCAGGAACATCGCCGCCGCGGGCAAGTTCTCCAGCGACCGCACCATCAAGGAGTACGCACGGGACATCTGGCACGTGGAGCCCTCCGACCTGAAGATCCCACCGCCCAACGAGCCGCGGGAGGGGGCCGAGGACAGGACCCCCAACGGCACGGCAGCGCGGGCGTAG